One region of Polaribacter pectinis genomic DNA includes:
- a CDS encoding M20 family metallo-hydrolase, translating into MEIQQLTENAISLLKRLIETQSFSSEEDKTALLIENWFTNHNIPFTRKKNNVWATNKYFDESKPTMLLNSHHDTVKPNSAYTNDPFEAFVEDGKLFGLGSNDAGGCLVSLMATFTHFYQQKDLKYNLVIVASAEEESSGPNGLNSMLSIIPHIDVAIVGEPTLMNLAVAEKGLVVFDAVVEGTPSHAAHPNNNNSIYNSIEVLQWFKDFKFEKSSKALGDVKMTVTQIKAGSQHNVVPAHVDLVVDVRVNDAYSNQEIADILQEKSPCTKITPRSLKLNSSAISVEHDLVKAGIAMGRETYGSPTLSDQACLTCQSLKLGPGDSTRSHSANEFIYVAEIEEGIEIYVELLNRVIV; encoded by the coding sequence ATGGAAATTCAACAATTAACAGAAAATGCGATTTCACTTTTAAAAAGATTAATTGAAACGCAATCTTTTTCATCAGAAGAAGATAAAACGGCTCTTTTAATAGAAAACTGGTTTACAAACCATAATATTCCTTTTACAAGAAAAAAAAACAACGTTTGGGCAACCAATAAATATTTTGATGAAAGCAAGCCTACAATGCTTTTAAACTCTCATCACGATACTGTAAAACCGAATTCAGCATACACAAACGACCCGTTTGAAGCTTTTGTGGAAGATGGCAAATTATTTGGTTTAGGTTCGAATGATGCAGGTGGATGTTTGGTTTCATTAATGGCAACTTTTACACATTTTTACCAGCAAAAAGATTTAAAATACAATTTGGTAATTGTGGCTTCTGCTGAAGAAGAAAGTAGCGGACCAAATGGCTTAAATTCTATGCTATCTATAATTCCACATATTGATGTTGCCATTGTTGGAGAACCAACCTTAATGAATTTAGCAGTTGCAGAAAAAGGTTTGGTGGTTTTTGATGCTGTTGTAGAAGGAACTCCAAGTCATGCAGCACATCCAAATAATAACAATTCCATTTATAATTCGATTGAAGTTTTACAATGGTTTAAAGATTTTAAGTTCGAAAAAAGTTCAAAAGCTTTGGGTGATGTAAAAATGACAGTTACACAAATTAAAGCAGGTTCTCAACATAATGTTGTTCCTGCACATGTAGATTTAGTTGTTGATGTTCGTGTAAATGACGCTTATTCTAATCAAGAAATTGCGGATATTTTACAAGAAAAATCTCCTTGTACAAAAATAACTCCAAGAAGTTTAAAATTAAATTCTTCAGCAATTTCTGTGGAACATGATTTAGTAAAAGCAGGAATTGCCATGGGAAGAGAAACTTATGGTTCTCCAACATTATCTGACCAAGCTTGCTTAACTTGTCAATCTTTAAAATTAGGACCTGGAGACAGCACACGTTCTCATTCTGCAAATGAATTTATTTATGTCGCAGAAATTGAGGAAGGAATAGAAATATACGTGGAATTGTTGAATCGTGTAATTGTTTAA